One window of the Scytonema hofmannii PCC 7110 genome contains the following:
- a CDS encoding TPM domain-containing protein: MKTNLRKLKPSFWASLFSSILCLCPLSSLALTVQEVPNPRKDYGGWVTDMAGILSNETETQLNQMISQLEAKKGVEIAVVSVPKTAPADSPKKFATELFNHWGIGKKGQNNGVLFLISVGDRRVEIETGNGVEAILPDAKVGNIIDTQIIPKFKKGDFEGGTLAGTKALVVILESDEASSVNKVITSTQETFSNEEAPTDSASRWVMLVMSGTPILFIGSGI; encoded by the coding sequence ATGAAAACTAATTTACGAAAACTAAAACCCAGTTTTTGGGCGAGTTTATTTTCCTCAATCCTATGTCTTTGTCCCCTTTCGAGCTTGGCTTTGACAGTGCAAGAAGTCCCCAATCCCCGAAAGGATTATGGTGGTTGGGTAACTGATATGGCAGGAATCTTGAGCAATGAAACAGAAACTCAACTCAATCAAATGATTTCTCAATTAGAAGCCAAAAAGGGTGTAGAAATAGCGGTGGTTAGCGTACCAAAAACCGCTCCTGCTGATTCACCAAAAAAATTTGCCACGGAACTTTTTAATCATTGGGGCATTGGCAAGAAAGGACAAAATAATGGTGTATTGTTTTTGATTTCAGTAGGCGATCGCCGCGTTGAAATAGAAACTGGTAACGGTGTAGAAGCGATTTTGCCTGATGCCAAAGTGGGTAACATTATTGATACCCAAATTATCCCAAAATTTAAAAAAGGAGATTTTGAAGGTGGGACTCTGGCAGGCACAAAAGCACTAGTCGTTATTCTAGAGTCTGATGAAGCATCCTCTGTCAATAAAGTCATCACTTCAACTCAAGAAACTTTCTCGAATGAAGAAGCACCTACAGATAGCGCTTCGCGTTGGGTAATGCTTGTTATGAGTGGAACACCAATACTCTTTATCGGCTCGGGTATTTA